AACACGTACCGCTACGATCGCTTCTGGAGGAATATTAGAACCCTATCCCTGCACGCCCCTATCAATTATGAAATTCAGCGCCTTGGCACCTGGACGCTGCAAAATTATAAAAACCACCTTGACCTGGAGGAAAATCAATGACTATTTCAACACACATTAAAAAATTAGAAGTTGCCATTCGCAACGTCTTACAGCAAACAAGCTTAGAAAAAGAAGTTGTGGAACAACTCAAACCTCACTTCGACTTATTTTTAAAAACAAAAGATTTATTGCCCGCTACATATAGACAGCCTAAGAAAAATAAATATAGCCAGTTCTTGTTATATAAACCAGAGGATGAAGCTTTTTCAATCGTTGGTTTCGTATGGGGACCTGGACAAACCGCTCCTATACACGATCATTTAGTATGGGGATTGGTCGGGATATATGAGGGAGCAATTGAGGAAACAAGGTACCAAAGAGTTAAAAGCGAACAAGACAGCTACGCCTTAAAGAAAGTGGAGGTAGTAACAGCTAAAGCTCAGGATATTTCGTATGTATACCCTCCGAATAGAGATATACACAGTGTCCGTAATCCATTTGCTGAACCGGCTATTACCATTCACCTTTATGGAACAGATATTGGTTTACAGAAGAGACATATTTATGATGAATCTGCTTCTTCTAAAAATATCGTGACGGCTCATGAAAATGAAGTCCCACTGTACACGTAATATTAGTCTATAGAGCAATAAAAAAACGATAGCCTCAAGGGCTATCGTTTTTTTATTATTGAGATACCATTACTTTTTGGCGAACGTGCTCTAAGTGATCACGAACCGCTTCTGCTGCTTCTTCTGGCTCTCCATTTTTAATCGCTTCAAAAATGCGTTCATGGTCAGCATCCGTTTGCTTGCGATTTTCTTTTTGGCTTTTATTTAACGAATAAGCAAGCGCTTTTCGATATAAATGCCCTAAATCTTCTACGGCATGAAGAAGGAATGAATTATGAGCTGCTTTCACGATATCATGGTGAAAACGATAGTCTGCTTCATGTCCAATTTCTTCACTGTTATGAACCGTCTTTTTAAATGCTTCTAACGATTCTTTAATTTCAATCAGTTCTTCATCTGTGCGGCGCAGCGCGGCTAAGCTTGCTGCCTGCGACTCGATGATAATACGCATTTCAATTAATTCAAGAACCTGATCTGCTTCAACCATTTCAAACGTCATTGGATCAAGCATGCCCACTAAGTTTACACGCTTTACGTAGCTTCCTCCGCCTTGTCTTGATTCAATCAATCCACTGGCAGAAAGAACGCTTAGCGCTTCACGAATTGGTGCGCGGCTCACTCCAAACATTTTTGACAGTTCATGTTCCGACGGTAAACGAGACTCTGGCGGGAACGTTTTCTCTTTAATCATTTTCTTTAATTGATCAAGCACTTGACTAGATACTTTTTTACGCTCAATAGGTACAAACATACTTCTATTCCTCCTCCAAGTAATTATCTCTCTCTCTTTTTTTAGTTTTCATCGGACCCAGATTAACTATGTGTATTCCGATTTATGTAAACGCTTCAATCTTTGTATTACAAGTATACATTATTTCAATTCAAATGTGTTGATAAAATTTTACTATTATTGTTATTATACCATGAAAACAAGTTATAAATGAATAACGATTCATGGTTTTTTGATATAATACCACTATCTTACATATAATCCGTATACAATCATAATCGCCGCATCCGCTAGCGCATGGCTGATGATGGCCCCTTTGATACCATATTGCTCTCTTATATACGCCCACATCATACCTGCTGAAAAGACACCTATTACCGAGATCACATTAAACGGAAATACAAAAACAGGAAGGATAATGAATACGTGATAAAGCGTATAAAAGCTTGATGTGACAGCGCTTGAAGCAAGTACAGAAACATGCTTTTTCACTTTATTTTGTATATACACCCGCCAATACATTTCTTCTAAAACAGGATTAATAAAAATTAAAACGACGGCTAAAACGGCAACTTTCCACCCGCTAAATCCCCATATTTGCAAAACCGCTTGCATATCTTTCACATGAAAGATTTTACCAGAAAAAAGCAGGCTGCTTCCAATTATCGCAGCGGCACATAGAATTCCGCTGAGAGTTCCCACATACAGAGATTTCTTTGTAAGCGCTACCTTAAAGTTAATTTTATTATTCGCATATAAAATCATAAACATCCAGCCGTAAAAGCAAACAAATGTTACCAACACATTTTGGATAAGCCACAAACCGAAAAAAACAAAGATTGTAGGCATGAACAGCAAAAACAAAAATTTTATCACGTTTATGGCGCACCTTCTTTAAAAGCCGCTTTTCATTTACCAAGTAAACCTTTCGTCTTCAAAAGGTTTACTATCTTTTATCTTATAAAAGTCCAGTGTTATTTTCAATTATTTTTTAATTCTTGCTCCAGCTCGCGAAGACTTTCTGCCAGCTTTTTCTTTTCTTCTTCAAAGTGAGCATCGTCTTTAAAAGCTGAAGCTAAAGGCGCTGCCTCTTCATTTTCTCTTAGCCAATCCGGCGTCAATTCTCTGCGAACGACACGCTTTTTATTGAGGTAGGAAATCGGCTTGTCAGTCTGTTGACTCGCTAGCGCTCGCTGTGATGTTACATAATGCTTATGAAAAAGATGCTGTTTGATATAAGCAAACGCTCGAATCGTATCACCACTGTATTTAGGCACGTAGCGATCGAATGCTTCATGCAGTCCTGATAGCGCCGTTTCTAGTGGTATTTCGCTTTTTGCGACTTCGTACATATGCTTTAAATCACTGGCTGAAGGATACATCCCTCGGTTTCTTCTAGCAATAAAAGCAGCTTCCAACCTTTGGACGTAAGCGTCATCCGCATCTTCTTCTCTTTTTATTTGATTTGTATTTTCTGCTGTAGTCTCTGTTAATGACGCCGTCACTGTGACCGGCTCCGCTGCTTCAATTTGACTAGCCCTTTCTGTCAAATTGACATCTTCGAGCTCTTCAAATTCATCGCTTGGCATAAGCTTTTCTAATTGCTCATAATCAATTCGGTACCAAACCGTGTTGTTAAATTTAGAGCGGTTGTATTTTCCTTTTATAATCAACCCTTCTTTTTCAAGCTTTGAAATGATGCGTTGAATT
The genomic region above belongs to Priestia megaterium and contains:
- a CDS encoding FadR/GntR family transcriptional regulator, whose protein sequence is MFVPIERKKVSSQVLDQLKKMIKEKTFPPESRLPSEHELSKMFGVSRAPIREALSVLSASGLIESRQGGGSYVKRVNLVGMLDPMTFEMVEADQVLELIEMRIIIESQAASLAALRRTDEELIEIKESLEAFKKTVHNSEEIGHEADYRFHHDIVKAAHNSFLLHAVEDLGHLYRKALAYSLNKSQKENRKQTDADHERIFEAIKNGEPEEAAEAVRDHLEHVRQKVMVSQ
- a CDS encoding CPBP family intramembrane glutamic endopeptidase, with amino-acid sequence MIKFLFLLFMPTIFVFFGLWLIQNVLVTFVCFYGWMFMILYANNKINFKVALTKKSLYVGTLSGILCAAAIIGSSLLFSGKIFHVKDMQAVLQIWGFSGWKVAVLAVVLIFINPVLEEMYWRVYIQNKVKKHVSVLASSAVTSSFYTLYHVFIILPVFVFPFNVISVIGVFSAGMMWAYIREQYGIKGAIISHALADAAIMIVYGLYVR
- a CDS encoding cysteine dioxygenase family protein is translated as MTISTHIKKLEVAIRNVLQQTSLEKEVVEQLKPHFDLFLKTKDLLPATYRQPKKNKYSQFLLYKPEDEAFSIVGFVWGPGQTAPIHDHLVWGLVGIYEGAIEETRYQRVKSEQDSYALKKVEVVTAKAQDISYVYPPNRDIHSVRNPFAEPAITIHLYGTDIGLQKRHIYDESASSKNIVTAHENEVPLYT